A section of the Leptospira kobayashii genome encodes:
- a CDS encoding tetratricopeptide repeat protein produces the protein MAFRRFILFCCFVSLFAIFSCSDSETLEKNYLAGKEEYAKGNLDSALNYLNQVDKEDSCYSDTPIYLAKIEFYKGNFKKVEERLEDVLDDPILGFQAKLWKLKAGYAGGKDRKTLLSLVDELLLVDSSNLDLLIISAKINIEMGKISDAIRSYNRAVIQEDKIALAKKELALIYGKVDSKNKDVEAVSASNATIKRSPQSKNKRK, from the coding sequence ATGGCATTCCGGCGTTTTATTTTGTTTTGTTGTTTTGTATCTTTGTTTGCGATCTTTTCGTGTTCCGACAGCGAGACTTTGGAAAAAAATTATTTGGCAGGTAAGGAAGAATACGCCAAAGGCAATTTGGATTCGGCTTTGAATTACCTGAATCAGGTCGACAAGGAAGACTCCTGTTATTCGGATACCCCTATTTATTTGGCTAAAATCGAATTTTATAAAGGGAATTTCAAGAAAGTAGAAGAACGATTGGAAGATGTTTTAGACGATCCTATTTTGGGTTTTCAGGCTAAATTATGGAAATTGAAAGCCGGGTATGCCGGCGGTAAGGATCGCAAAACACTACTTAGTCTTGTTGACGAATTGTTATTAGTAGATAGTTCCAATTTGGATTTATTGATTATCTCCGCTAAAATCAATATAGAGATGGGAAAAATATCCGATGCCATCCGATCTTATAACAGAGCTGTCATCCAGGAAGATAAAATCGCATTAGCGAAGAAGGAACTTGCTTTAATCTACGGCAAAGTAGATTCGAAAAACAAAGATGTAGAAGCCGTCAGTGCATCGAACGCCACAATCAAACGAAGTCCGCAAAGTAAAAATAAAAGGAAGTAA
- a CDS encoding efflux RND transporter permease subunit yields the protein MKKSKIILSIEERPVLYLMFALGLTLFGVLSFQEIKFSLSRKEIYPGIAIRVDASGFDAYQTEEVITTPIEKIISTVGGIKEIRSISESGKSVIQVQMERNLDLKTKALEIREKIDLISYQFPREVHKPMVYRFDPGNTPAMVATFYNEGLTQDELRELVEKTYKAELENIEGVSQVIVAGGRIREILVACDAKQLEAYTLNLRDIVNKIQDWNANFSLGNIRVSDKDSSVFANSKFSDLYALRNIPLVVDSAGRVVFLHDVAKVSLEPRDDEIGARLNAEERVSVFIYNNQTSDILKISGQARSLFSSKKKGKLEVIVTQDEAFSLINTIRSLLISGFFIIFLILLFFYRNADFKRFFPFYLMSIPSSWFIFSLAIGIGRFDLSLAFSYGFIVGQIFWGMFVLRVYRFKKKNIYLFDYYKFSLLFVIILGVSVVFLLLSEGIFLFWFEFVFAICFSVISSYLLFPVFYINLGDSVLFLWIHRENRYFIKYYDLLCKFLVKKGFDWRKKTEDSLFTNIYLYPVSLVFLSLLGIYTLFSSGLKYSIDSDKKEVIAFLEFPPGTSFQHTSQITLSAEKKILTVTGVKEVISKIDPAHSLLLIKLDDGNFPDRDFLSSLKTSIGSTDDGFLYFSSDEDSKFFKEVAFDVIGYDIKDLEKHVSRVAEKVKSMEGVAESVLRFKPSREELQLSYNPYKFELSDMKFHDFGDNLRLAIQGGVATKYLDQEREVDIRVRYAEEYRKSSDHLSEIRIKNSSGRFVPISELVHPKEALVPQKIYHKNRSRSLSFAVKMEGNSRSELDSLIDTVMDSPLPEGYRVELSNEEDKGFFGSDFFQKIIFLNLLWLNPLIYFSLTGNLKKSKSYILKTIAPLFFSIFLWKFFFSSVIYLPFLIGLGIGHVFGIFLLESKYHLTQYPVFYFVSLFIPFIIISDASLISLVHIFSAVLLFCFCLLGQERITREWNRKYENQSMILLLWELVQKFWRLANEKMISLKRKKATGK from the coding sequence ATGAAAAAATCAAAGATCATACTCTCCATAGAGGAAAGACCTGTGCTCTATTTGATGTTTGCATTGGGGCTTACTTTATTCGGTGTTTTATCTTTTCAGGAAATCAAATTTTCTTTAAGTAGAAAAGAAATTTACCCTGGTATTGCCATTCGGGTGGATGCTTCCGGTTTTGACGCATATCAAACGGAGGAAGTCATTACAACTCCTATTGAAAAAATCATTTCAACAGTGGGAGGAATCAAAGAAATCCGGTCCATCTCCGAATCGGGTAAGTCCGTCATTCAAGTGCAAATGGAAAGAAACTTGGATTTAAAAACCAAGGCTTTGGAAATCAGAGAAAAGATAGATTTGATCTCTTACCAATTTCCGAGAGAAGTCCATAAACCTATGGTCTATCGGTTTGATCCGGGAAATACTCCTGCCATGGTCGCTACTTTTTATAATGAAGGATTAACTCAAGATGAGCTTCGAGAGTTAGTCGAAAAAACCTATAAGGCGGAATTGGAAAATATAGAAGGGGTGAGTCAGGTCATCGTTGCGGGAGGACGGATTCGTGAAATCCTGGTTGCATGCGATGCAAAACAATTGGAAGCTTATACTCTTAACTTAAGAGACATCGTAAATAAAATTCAAGATTGGAATGCGAACTTTTCCTTGGGTAATATTCGTGTATCGGATAAAGACAGTTCCGTATTTGCAAATAGCAAATTCTCCGATCTTTATGCATTGAGAAATATTCCTTTGGTAGTGGATTCTGCGGGCAGAGTTGTATTTTTACATGATGTTGCGAAAGTATCTTTGGAACCTAGGGATGACGAAATAGGTGCCCGTTTGAACGCAGAGGAAAGGGTCTCCGTTTTTATATATAATAACCAAACAAGCGATATACTAAAAATCTCCGGGCAAGCAAGATCGTTATTCTCTTCGAAAAAAAAAGGAAAATTGGAAGTGATTGTGACTCAGGATGAAGCGTTTTCCTTGATTAATACGATTCGTTCCTTACTCATTTCAGGTTTTTTTATCATTTTTTTGATCTTACTGTTTTTTTATAGAAATGCGGATTTCAAAAGGTTTTTTCCTTTTTATCTGATGAGTATACCTTCTTCCTGGTTTATTTTTTCATTGGCAATCGGTATCGGTCGTTTTGATTTAAGTTTGGCTTTCTCCTACGGATTTATCGTCGGTCAGATTTTTTGGGGCATGTTTGTTCTTCGGGTTTATCGGTTTAAAAAGAAGAATATCTATCTTTTCGATTATTATAAATTCAGTCTTTTGTTCGTTATCATCTTAGGTGTTTCCGTTGTTTTTTTATTACTTTCCGAAGGTATCTTTCTATTCTGGTTCGAGTTTGTTTTTGCCATTTGTTTTTCCGTAATTTCAAGTTATCTCTTGTTCCCTGTTTTTTATATCAATCTTGGAGATAGTGTTCTCTTCCTATGGATTCATAGAGAGAATCGTTATTTTATCAAATACTATGATCTTCTCTGCAAATTTCTGGTTAAGAAGGGTTTTGATTGGAGAAAGAAAACGGAGGATTCTCTTTTTACAAATATCTATTTATATCCGGTGAGTCTTGTCTTTCTAAGTTTGCTCGGTATCTATACCTTGTTTTCCTCCGGCTTGAAATATTCAATCGATTCGGATAAAAAGGAAGTAATCGCTTTCCTGGAGTTTCCTCCGGGAACATCTTTCCAACATACAAGCCAAATTACTTTGTCTGCAGAAAAGAAAATTCTTACGGTCACAGGTGTAAAAGAAGTCATTAGTAAAATAGACCCCGCTCATTCGTTACTCTTAATCAAGTTAGACGATGGTAATTTTCCCGACCGGGATTTTCTTTCTTCTTTAAAAACATCCATAGGATCAACAGATGACGGGTTTCTTTATTTTTCTTCGGATGAAGACTCTAAATTTTTTAAAGAAGTCGCATTTGACGTTATCGGTTATGATATCAAGGATTTGGAAAAACATGTAAGCCGGGTTGCCGAAAAAGTAAAATCTATGGAAGGAGTTGCCGAATCGGTTTTACGATTCAAACCTTCCCGTGAAGAGTTGCAGTTGAGTTATAATCCTTATAAGTTCGAGCTTTCCGATATGAAGTTTCATGATTTCGGAGATAATTTACGTTTGGCGATCCAGGGTGGTGTTGCAACGAAGTACCTGGATCAGGAAAGAGAAGTCGATATTCGCGTGCGTTATGCGGAAGAATATCGCAAGTCTTCGGATCATTTGAGTGAGATTAGAATCAAAAACAGTTCGGGACGATTTGTACCTATTTCGGAACTGGTTCATCCCAAGGAGGCTCTTGTTCCGCAAAAGATATATCATAAAAACCGCTCCAGGTCCCTTTCGTTTGCGGTAAAAATGGAAGGCAACTCCCGATCGGAACTGGATAGTTTGATTGATACGGTTATGGATTCTCCTCTTCCGGAAGGTTATCGGGTCGAGCTTAGCAACGAGGAAGATAAGGGTTTTTTCGGTTCCGATTTTTTCCAAAAGATTATTTTTCTAAATCTGCTATGGTTGAACCCTTTGATTTATTTTTCTTTAACCGGCAATTTGAAAAAATCGAAATCATATATCCTGAAAACGATTGCCCCTCTGTTCTTTAGTATTTTTCTTTGGAAGTTTTTTTTCTCAAGCGTTATCTATCTTCCGTTTCTGATCGGTTTGGGGATAGGTCATGTTTTCGGTATTTTTTTATTGGAAAGTAAATACCACCTAACACAATATCCTGTTTTCTATTTTGTTTCTTTGTTTATTCCTTTTATTATAATATCCGATGCTTCTTTGATCAGTTTGGTTCATATTTTCAGTGCGGTCCTGCTGTTTTGTTTTTGTCTCTTGGGTCAGGAAAGGATTACAAGGGAATGGAATCGGAAATATGAAAATCAAAGTATGATTTTACTTTTGTGGGAACTTGTACAGAAGTTTTGGAGATTGGCAAATGAAAAAATGATCTCTCTTAAGCGAAAGAAAGCGACCGGTAAATAG
- a CDS encoding efflux RND transporter periplasmic adaptor subunit — MLKEKFDFLTKIPFFSKVVISALIYLGLSLGYSNLTWGDLRAKVPFLNRMFYSPKLSLVNYYEKLGKEDKKESEGLSDEGSLAVELLSIKEESSTPVLSYSALLEPIEKVEIYSKVSGRLEKTFVNEGDSVSQGQKLAKLDSLTFELDLAKQKAALESSQALYRLSGDKLAIAKRNLEIKLGEADKRINLYNKAIAELERFQDVIKKKEVLLENKAITEEEMANLRLELNTREINVSNAKRDLDMILVGIRDEDIQAEGLPVPADRKEKNEVLKRINTKIESSEQEVAFRNLKAAEVNLQTTEMLIKESVLFSPLNGVVAKINRTAGELVNAGSGGSLPIMTVISVKSVYVAFSVNEGDLSKLKVGLKADIKADVSPDKTYRGTVKKISPYVDSKTHTAEVKIQLDNQYSLLKPGMFVRCEVITGKEEKSIFVPLTSLIAVNETEAFVFVVRNKRAYKKQVKLGAKKEDRVEILDGLEEGDSIALSSVSRLFDGILVTPKLQ, encoded by the coding sequence ATGCTAAAAGAGAAGTTCGATTTCCTAACTAAAATTCCTTTTTTCTCCAAGGTAGTGATCAGTGCGCTCATATACCTCGGATTATCGCTCGGATACAGCAATTTGACTTGGGGAGATTTGAGGGCGAAGGTTCCTTTTTTGAACAGGATGTTTTATTCGCCGAAACTTTCTTTGGTCAATTATTATGAAAAGTTGGGGAAAGAGGATAAGAAAGAATCCGAAGGTTTGAGCGATGAAGGAAGTTTAGCGGTTGAATTGTTAAGTATAAAGGAAGAAAGCAGCACTCCCGTTCTATCCTACTCAGCGCTTTTGGAACCGATTGAAAAGGTGGAGATATACTCGAAAGTCAGCGGAAGGTTGGAAAAAACTTTTGTAAACGAGGGAGATTCCGTTTCTCAAGGTCAAAAATTGGCAAAGTTGGACAGTCTGACTTTCGAGTTGGATCTTGCCAAACAAAAAGCGGCATTGGAATCCTCGCAGGCTTTGTACCGGCTTTCCGGAGACAAGTTAGCAATCGCTAAACGAAACTTGGAGATCAAACTCGGAGAAGCTGATAAAAGAATCAATCTCTATAATAAAGCGATCGCCGAACTAGAAAGATTTCAGGACGTGATTAAGAAAAAAGAAGTTCTTCTGGAAAACAAAGCGATCACGGAAGAAGAAATGGCCAACCTTCGCCTTGAACTGAATACCAGAGAGATTAATGTCAGTAATGCGAAGCGGGATTTAGATATGATTCTCGTAGGAATTCGGGATGAAGATATTCAGGCGGAAGGATTGCCGGTCCCCGCCGATAGAAAGGAAAAAAACGAAGTATTAAAAAGAATCAATACGAAGATAGAGAGTTCGGAGCAGGAAGTCGCTTTTAGAAATTTAAAAGCTGCCGAAGTCAATTTACAAACAACAGAGATGTTGATTAAGGAATCCGTCCTCTTTTCCCCGTTAAACGGCGTTGTCGCAAAAATCAACAGAACTGCGGGGGAGCTAGTCAATGCGGGTAGCGGAGGAAGTCTTCCTATCATGACAGTTATTTCGGTAAAATCGGTATATGTAGCTTTTTCCGTAAATGAGGGGGATCTTTCCAAACTGAAGGTGGGATTAAAAGCTGATATAAAGGCCGATGTTTCTCCTGACAAAACATATCGTGGCACGGTGAAAAAGATCAGCCCTTATGTTGATAGTAAAACGCATACTGCGGAAGTAAAGATTCAATTGGACAATCAATATTCCTTGTTAAAGCCCGGTATGTTTGTTAGGTGTGAGGTGATTACCGGAAAAGAAGAAAAATCCATTTTTGTTCCTTTGACTTCTCTCATAGCAGTGAATGAAACGGAAGCATTTGTTTTCGTTGTTCGCAACAAGCGAGCCTATAAGAAACAGGTGAAGCTAGGTGCGAAAAAAGAAGATAGGGTGGAGATCCTGGATGGATTGGAGGAAGGCGATTCGATTGCACTCAGTTCGGTCAGCAGGTTGTTTGACGGAATACTTGTTACACCAAAACTTCAATGA
- a CDS encoding efflux RND transporter permease subunit — MIEAIQKFILKRKVATSMVYGGFLIFGALSLRDIPIGLLPNIEFPRLSIITTYSNASPAEMENLITKPISEVVGTIQGVVKVESESIEGYSFVHLSFKNGTDIHFSLVEVREKLDLIRDFLPQDASKPLISRFDPNKSSFMEIVFFSNGLSDEHNLRQFVEENLKVYLDRVDGVAAVQISGGYQKEVFIEIDPERMNSFRISPQDLRSLISINNKNYPAGQLPFGKKDLLVRAIGEYNSTEEVGGTIAFFNEGAGPVYISDFSNVKERFRDRRGLARYNGKECIVAYIYKEPGKNSVQIAENVSSALSFIQTQFKKEISLEVVYDESDFIKQSINNLFLSLIIGAILAFLALLIILKNLQSPSLLLLAIPVTLFPSFLIFKFAGISFNMMSLGGLALGVGMLFDSSNVVLSAIERNLLLGSQLTKAILDGGKEVATSILSATLTTIIVFLPITFLKSTLGIVFSEMALAIVVTLSMSLIVSLTFIPLAASFLYKSRKTLTSQKSKFQIYDEEKLIKGYHSFLKEMIATPNIYLLAIIALLVFSFTLIPFIQKEFLPKVDTGEFEMTVSLPRGTDLSTMSDFISYLEGELLKDKKVARVVTNIGGEEDDLKINPNAIVDPNKASLRVVLQEDKDVRTSDFISMFRKKLVIDPSYEIIFNTRDNMLGDLLGQKKGSLQFLLIGNDLESIQEFGIKAKSRLLSKPSVLEVKLGMDTKNTEYHLKFNQVKMSRYGLTNAAVSTFVRIALKGLTSSSMKIAGMETNIRIGMEKKYANTLEKLKRLKIRTPSGDNISLEQFVEIKEEKNLSSIMRRGNFRINPIDVTLDPSLTRAESDIKSMIQKWELPEGVKLQFAGEEEDIDASFKEVIFSFLLALLLIYMLLSAQFESYSSSFLMLFSVPLIFIGTFPALILGGKSLNISSFMGFILLMGVVVDNASLFFEYYRLFLEEKKERLAAILASSEAVFKPVIMNNTTTILGMLPIVFELGKGSEFQAPLGVVVVSGLFTSTLLSLFVIPLLFYKFNKNVTPHHR, encoded by the coding sequence ATGATTGAAGCCATTCAGAAATTTATCTTAAAAAGAAAAGTCGCCACCAGTATGGTTTACGGTGGCTTTCTTATTTTTGGGGCACTATCTTTAAGAGATATTCCCATCGGTTTACTTCCCAATATCGAATTTCCCAGACTATCGATTATAACTACTTATTCCAATGCTTCCCCGGCGGAGATGGAAAATTTGATCACCAAACCTATTTCCGAAGTGGTGGGTACGATCCAGGGTGTCGTGAAGGTGGAATCTGAATCGATTGAAGGATATTCTTTTGTTCATTTGAGTTTTAAAAACGGAACAGACATCCATTTTTCTTTGGTGGAAGTTCGTGAGAAATTGGATTTGATTCGGGACTTTCTCCCGCAAGACGCAAGCAAACCTCTGATTTCCAGATTTGATCCGAACAAATCCTCCTTTATGGAGATTGTATTTTTTTCCAACGGGTTGTCCGACGAACACAACTTACGCCAGTTTGTTGAAGAAAATTTGAAAGTATACTTGGATCGTGTGGACGGAGTAGCAGCGGTTCAAATATCCGGGGGATACCAAAAGGAAGTATTCATTGAAATCGATCCGGAACGGATGAATTCGTTTCGGATTTCTCCACAGGATTTGCGTTCTCTCATTTCCATTAATAATAAAAATTACCCTGCAGGCCAATTGCCTTTCGGCAAAAAAGACTTACTGGTCAGAGCCATAGGAGAATATAATTCCACCGAGGAAGTCGGCGGCACAATCGCTTTCTTCAACGAAGGTGCGGGTCCTGTTTATATTTCCGATTTCAGCAATGTGAAAGAACGTTTTCGGGATAGAAGAGGTCTTGCCCGATACAACGGGAAAGAATGTATTGTAGCTTACATTTATAAGGAACCGGGCAAAAACTCGGTACAAATCGCGGAAAATGTTTCCAGTGCGTTATCATTCATTCAAACTCAATTCAAAAAGGAAATTTCTTTGGAAGTTGTTTACGATGAATCCGATTTTATCAAACAATCCATTAATAATTTATTTTTAAGTTTAATCATAGGTGCAATACTCGCCTTTCTAGCGTTACTTATTATTCTAAAAAATCTGCAAAGTCCTAGTTTGTTACTGCTTGCGATTCCGGTTACACTTTTCCCCAGTTTTCTTATATTTAAGTTTGCAGGTATCAGCTTTAACATGATGAGCCTCGGTGGTTTGGCATTGGGAGTTGGTATGCTTTTCGATTCCAGTAACGTAGTGCTTTCCGCAATCGAAAGAAATTTGTTATTGGGAAGTCAACTAACAAAGGCTATTTTAGATGGTGGTAAAGAGGTCGCCACTTCGATTTTGTCCGCTACATTGACTACGATCATAGTATTTTTACCGATTACTTTTTTGAAGAGTACTTTGGGAATCGTATTCTCCGAAATGGCTTTGGCCATCGTAGTCACATTGTCGATGAGTCTAATTGTTTCTTTGACTTTTATACCTCTTGCCGCTTCTTTCTTGTATAAATCCCGAAAAACATTAACTTCTCAAAAAAGTAAATTTCAAATTTATGATGAAGAAAAATTGATCAAAGGTTACCATTCCTTTCTTAAGGAAATGATCGCGACTCCTAACATTTATTTATTGGCGATCATTGCTTTGCTTGTTTTCAGTTTTACTTTGATTCCATTCATTCAAAAGGAATTTTTACCCAAAGTCGATACGGGCGAATTCGAAATGACTGTTTCATTGCCACGAGGAACCGATCTGTCGACTATGTCCGATTTCATTTCCTATCTGGAAGGGGAGCTTTTGAAAGATAAAAAAGTAGCCCGGGTCGTCACAAATATAGGCGGTGAAGAAGATGATTTGAAAATCAATCCGAATGCGATAGTCGATCCCAATAAAGCGTCGCTTCGGGTCGTACTTCAGGAAGACAAGGATGTAAGAACTTCCGACTTCATAAGTATGTTCAGAAAAAAATTGGTGATCGATCCGAGTTATGAGATCATATTCAATACGCGTGATAATATGCTCGGTGATCTTTTGGGCCAAAAAAAAGGATCACTTCAATTTCTGTTGATTGGCAATGATTTGGAATCGATCCAGGAGTTCGGAATAAAAGCGAAGAGCCGATTGCTTTCCAAACCAAGCGTTTTGGAAGTGAAGCTTGGGATGGATACAAAGAATACCGAATATCATTTGAAGTTCAATCAGGTGAAAATGTCCCGATACGGATTGACCAATGCGGCCGTGTCCACTTTCGTCAGGATCGCTCTGAAAGGTCTGACTTCATCCTCGATGAAAATTGCAGGAATGGAAACCAACATCCGGATCGGTATGGAAAAAAAATATGCCAATACCCTGGAAAAATTGAAACGTTTGAAAATCAGAACGCCTTCCGGGGATAATATCAGTTTGGAACAATTCGTAGAGATAAAAGAGGAGAAAAACCTATCGTCCATTATGCGCCGTGGGAATTTCCGGATCAATCCGATTGATGTGACTTTGGATCCCAGTTTGACAAGGGCCGAATCCGATATCAAATCCATGATTCAGAAATGGGAACTTCCGGAAGGAGTCAAACTCCAGTTTGCCGGAGAAGAAGAGGACATAGATGCTTCTTTTAAGGAAGTGATTTTTTCTTTTCTTTTGGCACTATTGCTTATCTATATGTTGTTGTCCGCCCAATTCGAATCTTACTCTTCTTCCTTTCTGATGCTTTTTTCCGTCCCTTTGATTTTCATCGGAACTTTCCCTGCGTTGATACTCGGAGGAAAGTCACTTAACATAAGTTCATTTATGGGTTTCATTCTCCTAATGGGGGTTGTTGTGGACAATGCTTCCCTGTTCTTCGAATACTATCGTTTGTTCTTGGAAGAAAAGAAAGAGCGTTTGGCGGCTATTCTGGCAAGTAGCGAAGCAGTATTCAAACCTGTGATCATGAACAATACTACAACCATTTTGGGTATGTTGCCCATTGTTTTCGAGCTGGGAAAAGGTTCGGAATTTCAGGCCCCTTTGGGAGTAGTCGTTGTTAGTGGGCTTTTTACTTCCACCTTGCTCTCTCTCTTTGTCATACCTTTATTATTTTATAAATTCAATAAAAATGTAACTCCCCACCATCGATGA
- a CDS encoding lipoprotein, whose translation MNRSHEKAGVLLFSVLLLLVVGCAKNPYNIRSAVSSGSSSRKVLVGYIENRDLKSLKQAPKNFKDLLQFELIKNGFNLVPYRKNNINARNKEGNKDTIGALPESLRRIAGENSYEDYKEERLLDKEEIKSLSQNDSFDLLVQGSISIQSNDQILDRKEYNYIFLHIFDSEGNNLGMISSTFDNKILYESELMKKVVEGLAIELKRNSGEMIARQGIKDTPKVSSKGDN comes from the coding sequence ATGAATCGAAGTCATGAAAAAGCCGGAGTTTTATTATTTAGCGTTTTATTACTGTTAGTTGTCGGTTGTGCCAAAAATCCGTATAATATCCGTTCTGCTGTGTCTTCCGGGTCCTCTTCCCGAAAAGTTTTGGTAGGTTATATCGAAAACAGGGATTTGAAATCCCTCAAGCAAGCTCCGAAAAACTTTAAAGACCTTTTGCAATTCGAACTGATAAAGAACGGATTCAATTTGGTGCCTTACCGTAAAAATAACATAAACGCTAGGAACAAAGAAGGCAATAAGGATACGATCGGAGCACTTCCTGAATCTTTACGAAGGATTGCCGGAGAAAACAGTTACGAAGATTATAAAGAAGAAAGGCTTTTGGATAAGGAAGAAATAAAGTCCCTTTCTCAAAATGATTCTTTTGATCTTCTTGTGCAAGGATCGATTTCCATTCAATCGAACGATCAGATTTTGGATCGAAAGGAATACAATTATATTTTTCTGCATATATTTGATTCTGAAGGCAATAACTTAGGAATGATTTCATCCACTTTCGACAATAAGATCTTATATGAATCCGAGTTGATGAAAAAAGTTGTGGAAGGCCTTGCCATCGAATTGAAAAGAAATTCCGGCGAGATGATTGCCAGACAAGGAATAAAAGACACGCCGAAAGTCAGTTCGAAAGGTGACAATTGA